A single window of Coffea eugenioides isolate CCC68of chromosome 7, Ceug_1.0, whole genome shotgun sequence DNA harbors:
- the LOC113778735 gene encoding dof zinc finger protein DOF5.7-like — protein MAPVSMAAKSSAANKDENNHGSGTRKSTSARPQEQALQCPRCDSQNTKFCYYNNYSLTQPRHFCKTCRRYWTKGGALRNVPIGGGSRKNKKSKPPSRLTVDPKDANMTSDIGGLKFFHGLTPAMDFQLGGITSFSRVLTNHSSPTSIYNQLSSSFGDISISGTTSGAITSSPCFNLDPSASSGGSLMGFNFPFSSVPKPAGDHGTALGFSTTTGDVHSSLAYSIESLSSINQDLHYKLQQQRLAMLYGTTGEDQKVMMSTSVNPSVPFEKPQPILFHNLENSTTPKTNASGVDINSRKEGINGASLSTEWFFDNTTYAPVTPTPTNSGGNGGSDQNHLVNHNWNGMINPVWNNLSQYSAL, from the coding sequence ATGGCACCAGTCAGCATGGCAGCAAAGTCATCAGCAGCAAACAAAGATGAAAACAACCATGGCTCAGGCACCCGAAAATCAACATCAGCTAGGCCTCAAGAACAGGCTCTCCAGTGCCCCAGATGCGATTCGCAAAACACGAAGTTTTGCTACTACAACAATTACAGCCTCACTCAGCCGAGGCACTTTTGCAAGACATGCAGGAGGTATTGGACCAAAGGAGGGGCCTTGCGCAACGTTCCGATTGGCGGCGGTTCCAGGAAGAATAAGAAGTCCAAGCCTCCCTCAAGGCTTACCGTTGATCCAAAGGATGCAAATATGACATCTGATATTGGTGGATTGAAGTTCTTTCATGGTCTGACTCCAGCCATGGATTTTCAGCTTGGAGGGATAACTAGTTTCTCTAGAGTCCTTACAAATCACTCTTCTCCAACAAGTATTTATAATCAgttgtcttcttcttttggaGACATTTCGATTTCCGGCACTACTTCTGGTGCAATTACCTCTAGCCCTTGTTTCAATCTTGATCCATCGGCAAGTTCTGGTGGTTCTCTAATGGGATTCAATTTCCCTTTCTCTTCTGTTCCCAAACCGGCTGGAGATCATGGCACTGCTTTAGGATTCAGTACTACTACTGGAGACGTTCATAGTTCTCTAGCTTACTCTATTGAGTCCTTGAGTTCTATCAACCAGGACCTCCACTATAAGTTGCAGCAGCAAAGGTTGGCCATGCTATATGGTACTACTGGGGAGGATCAGAAAGTGATGATGAGCACTTCTGTTAATCCATCTGTCCCTTTCGAGAAACCACAGCCCATTTTGTTTCACAACTTGGAGAATTCTACTACTCCGAAAACAAATGCTTCTGGTGTTGATATCAATTCAAGAAAGGAAGGAATCAATGGAGCAAGCTTATCAACTGAGTGGTTCTTTGACAATACTACTTATGCCCCAGTTACCCCAACTCCAACCAACAGCGGCGGCAATGGTGGAAGTGATCAGAATCATTTGGTGAACCACAACTGGAATGGAATGATCAATCCAGTATGGAACAATCTGAGTCAATACAGTGCACTGTAG